From the Pocillopora verrucosa isolate sample1 chromosome 11, ASM3666991v2, whole genome shotgun sequence genome, the window GCGCAAAGATCACGCGATCCTACAGAGATCTGATTCGctgctttaaataaaatactaaTCCAAGTTCAGTTTCTCGGAATCTCAAACAAAACAGGGCTGTATTTTTCTCAGCAATTCGTGATGGAGTCGCTtctaaaaaacctcaaagagcaTGTAACATGTTCGATTTGTTTGGATACTTACACTAAACCGAAGACCATTGCTTGTCTTCATACGTTCTGCTGTGAATGCCTGGAGAGACATGCACTAACGAGCCAAAAACAAGGGTTTTATCGATGCTCCGAGTGTCAGGCACAAATTGGCTTCCCTGAAGGAAAGCGTTTTGATAATCTACCAAGCAGTTTtctgcacaacagtttgttgagtcttctcGCCGTTCGACGCAGCGGCGAGGGAGATGAAATCAGCTGTAGTACATGCCAGAAGAAGAGCGCTGAGATCAACTACTGCTTTGATTGCGAGAAGTTTATGTGCCCAGACTGTGTGAAAGCACACGAAGTGTTTCGAGAAACTTTGTTTCAAggacacaaagtcacaccaGTGCGACAGTTTCAAGCTACAGACTACGAGGCGTTGTTGAAACGGCAGTCGTTTTGCTCCGTTAAGTATCACGAGAAAGAAGTGACAAAGTTTTTCTGTGTGGGCTGTCAAAGCTGCGTGTGTCAGGTTTGCATCGCCATTGATCACAAGAGCCACGATGTTGTTCCGCTTGAAAAGGCAGCggacgatgaaaaagcaaacatcattgCCAGAGCAAAGCTGGTCAAAGAGATGAAGGAGGTCTGCCGAGGCGTTATTCGTGAATTTGAGAAAACGGAACATGAGTTGGAAACGAAGATTACCACAGCTAAACGCCAAGTTTCCCAAGCAACCGaacagatgatgggaaagcTTCGCCAACTACAACGTGAAGCCATTACTGCCCTAGAGAAGACTCGCGTGTCAAGGattgagaaattacattctggAAAAGCATCGGTTGTCTCTTTGgaaaagcaacttgaccaagcatttgagttcagtaacaaCCTGATTGAAAGAAGCTCAAGTTCagacataatgcaaaacaagaaaaatgtagaagaacgaATCAAAGAGCTCATCGAGACCACAATGCCTGCACTTCCGGTTAGCTCGTGTGTGGAGTTTGTGTCGACATGTGAACCAGAGAGTTTGAGTCTGGGATTTACGAAGTTCAGCAAGACAGATGTGCAAGGATCGACCGTGGAAGGACTGGATCAGAATTTCCAAGCTGGTGTAGAGGCAGAGCTACTAATTTGTCCCAAAACAAGtgaaggagaaatcagaaacactcagcACACAGATCGTGTTGAAATACACATAGACCCTGCGGATCAGGTGAGGAGTTTGGTGaagagtgaaaaagaagatggaaatttccaagcaaaatttgtaGCGAAAGTACCAGGTACTtataaaatagaagtaaagatAAATGGAGAGAAACTTGCCAAGAGTCCATTTTCTATTCTGGTCAAAGCACGAGAGTTAAATATTGTAGGCAAGTTGGATATACATGGAGAAATGCTCCGAGGTCCAACCGGCATTGCAGTGAACAGTAAAGGTGTTATTGCAGTGGCTGATTATCACTGTATCCTGGTATTTGATGAGACAGGAAAGTTTGTGCGAAAAATTGGTTCTTATGGAGATGAGAATGGACAATTAAAGAATCCAGTCGACGTCACATTCCTAAACGATGACGAGATTCTGGTGGCCGATCAATTTAATCACCGAATACAGCAGTTGAATGTACAGACAGgaaactttgtgaaaagctttggaaaaaagggaagtggagatggagagtttaaGTTTCCTGTAAGTGTTTGTATTACAAGTGATGGACGTTTTATCGTTGTAGCGGATTCTTATAATAgcagaattcaggtgtttacaatggatggtgaacctgCGTTTAAGTTTGGAAACAGTGGCCCACAAAGGCTGGATCATCCATTCAGCTGCGTTTGTTACGAGGAAAAGTTCATCGTAACTGACAAGGAtaataactgtgtgaaagtgtttgatgggAAAGGACAGTTTCtgtacaagtttggagaaaaaggaaacggtgatgGACAGTTGAATCAGCCGCAtggcttatgtgttgacaaGCATAACAACGTTCTCATATGTGATGAGGAAAATAATCGAGTGCAACAGTTTACATTGGAAGGAACTTTCACTGGAAAGATAAGTACTAATTTTCAATTAGGATATCCCTGGAGTGTTACCCCGATGCTAGATAATCGGATTTTGGTCACAGACTTCGGAGtgaaagaagtttacattctgaaatgaatgcccaatttttgaaagtaactaTCAATTCTTCGTAagccacaggcggcccaagctccagctgtgagatgatcatcttgcgcaataacagtcatggcggaattataagagtttgtatgggaatatttacgaccgctctaaggtataaaataatacgtcaaattctcaaaaaatatacctcaccttactttcacagcgtatcgcttgttatatgaccgcttactttgatgaaaagaacgcattttagcgagttgtccatttcgaggttttcaacgttcataagaaaagcccttttcttatgtacgttgaaaacctcgaaataaacaactcgcttaaatgggctcttttcatcaaagtaagcggtcagataacaagcgacacactgtgaggtatttttttttgagaatttgacgtattttttattccttagagcggtcgtaaatatgcccatacaaactcttataattccgccatgactgtcattgcgcaagatgatcatctcacagctggagcttgggccgcctgtgcgtAAGCAAACCTTTTGCAAATATCTTTAAGTctggttattttattaatttacagaAAATTGCGATATGTCATGCGTCGCGagagaatttgaaagaaaatggctagaATCAACAACTAAtgccttttaatttttcaaggagagttcaaagaattgttgattcgtcacttcagaaatgtgattgtttgtgtCTTTAATTAATTATAGTTATAGGACTgcgtggagtccaattcagtctgtaattaaatgagtgattgacaaaatcggacgaccgcgaagggggagtcccatttgtcaatcacaagtttaagaaagaaactagacatcggttatatgttttcatgaaaagacAATGGTTCAGTCACCAAAATTCATGACAACAGCGAGTGCTCATGACACGCACTGCCCACTTATGCAGGCATAACATGTCAACTGTTCTATTCAATTGTCCAGTTACAAGCATAACATCTGCACTGTCCAATTGGTGCTCAAATCGAGCTGCTGGTAACCAATCACATGCATgaattttgtcataattttgacagaccacaaaatcaatttcaaacgaGATTAAGCTTTTTAACTGCTCAAAGATATAGGAGTATtataaaggcaaaaaaaaaagcacatttctgcaaaataaatgtacagtgGCATTGATTAATGTAAAttgttgatgataatttttacttatcaactttacattttttcagcATGTAGTAGACTTTTCCGTGAGCATATTTTGGTAGAGGTTTGGTTAAGTTAAATAATGGTAATTCTCTCATCAGATGGAGCATGCCTTTGtaccaaatttttaaattaacacattGACAGCAGCTTGCATGATTAAGAtgtaaacaattcaacaatttcgTAGTACTTTGTTGCTTTTGGAggaataacatttaaaattttattagaaaCCGTCTAAAGACTGAGGAGTATTTTGAATGCATTAAGTTAGCATTTCTATTTAGGTTTTTATGCATGCAGGAGTTTTCATGAATAAGTTCTTTTAAGTATTATGAAAATGTAGACTGATTGAATGAATTTCTGATATTATAGGATATTTTCCAGGTTATTCATTAACTGTTCTACAGTGCTTATCCTCTAGGCACAAATGGTGTTGACCattgttaaaacaaatatcttactGAATGcattatgaataaatttacttgtttgaaTTGCAAACGTGTGTTACTGTGCAACAAGAATGTTGCATGAGTAATagattaattatcttttttgttgtaCTAAAATCTCTTTTTGAATGAAGTAGGCTATTAAggattatttttgactttgCCAGATTGCATCAGTTGAAAGCTAAGATGTAAAGTTCACAAGAACCCCTTCTGCCTTACTTGGTTCAGTTTAAGAGCCtagttaaccaagatgttgtcttgcacattttcattgttcagagacagagcaaattagatgaagtaACAGGGAGGAATGGGGAGGctgatggtttgggaggcattccagctacacagcctcccctcacCACACCCCTAGAAAGAAGACATATTCCTCTACAACTGAGCATGACACTGAAGTACATTGTGGGCCAGCTGGGTATGCTTATACACAGTCTTTTGTCATGGAAACATATCTGAACAGGgaattattttagaaaccaagaaCCTTAGGGTTGGGGACGGGGGATACACTCCTGTTAATGACCCCATCACGCTGTTATGCATTGGGGAGAATACTAGGGGTTGAGAATACTAGGGAGAAAGGAGCAAAAGGGTGTGGCCTGATGAAAAGTTTACATATATCAGCTATtaatcaatatccattttaaaacacccTTCCTTTAGCCTGAATCAGGTGccgggggcggggggggggggagggagggagggagggaaaagATGGTGGGGAAGCACTATAGttgctctttctctcttcccCATCCCCCTAGAAAGAGGAATACCTGATCGCGAGATGGGgttcatttctgaaacagcaaTAAGCTATCAACTCCATGGCTTCCGTCGTTAAAAAGGTCATGAACAGTCATATGAGTTTTTTGTTGTACAGAGACGAGGCAAATATTTCGTGCAACATGGAGAGGCATTAGCTTACGCTTAAactcaatgatattttttttacgACATTTTTTGGTGTTGGGGAGAGATTGTCATATTCATCGAGCCACTTTTTGTCCCAGacaatttcaattttggaacaaaggctGACGAGGACTGAGAATAAACTACGAGAATGCCTggataaccaacagaaaataactctaCAGATCAGACCTAACGAGTAGTGCAATACAGCATCAGTATCTAGAGACTCAATCATTAGTCATGTTCAGAATTATTTCAAGACTAATTTTTGTATGGTAATATTGTAaactataaaagaaattttcaattgagtgttgaaagtagtCATGGATATAGTCATGGGTATTAGTTTACCTTGACTGtagtctgttattggtttagaGAGCCTATGCTgccctcttgacc encodes:
- the LOC136284344 gene encoding E3 ubiquitin-protein ligase TRIM71-like, whose product is MESLLKNLKEHVTCSICLDTYTKPKTIACLHTFCCECLERHALTSQKQGFYRCSECQAQIGFPEGKRFDNLPSSFLHNSLLSLLAVRRSGEGDEISCSTCQKKSAEINYCFDCEKFMCPDCVKAHEVFRETLFQGHKVTPVRQFQATDYEALLKRQSFCSVKYHEKEVTKFFCVGCQSCVCQVCIAIDHKSHDVVPLEKAADDEKANIIARAKLVKEMKEVCRGVIREFEKTEHELETKITTAKRQVSQATEQMMGKLRQLQREAITALEKTRVSRIEKLHSGKASVVSLEKQLDQAFEFSNNLIERSSSSDIMQNKKNVEERIKELIETTMPALPVSSCVEFVSTCEPESLSLGFTKFSKTDVQGSTVEGLDQNFQAGVEAELLICPKTSEGEIRNTQHTDRVEIHIDPADQVRSLVKSEKEDGNFQAKFVAKVPGTYKIEVKINGEKLAKSPFSILVKARELNIVGKLDIHGEMLRGPTGIAVNSKGVIAVADYHCILVFDETGKFVRKIGSYGDENGQLKNPVDVTFLNDDEILVADQFNHRIQQLNVQTGNFVKSFGKKGSGDGEFKFPVSVCITSDGRFIVVADSYNSRIQVFTMDGEPAFKFGNSGPQRLDHPFSCVCYEEKFIVTDKDNNCVKVFDGKGQFLYKFGEKGNGDGQLNQPHGLCVDKHNNVLICDEENNRVQQFTLEGTFTGKISTNFQLGYPWSVTPMLDNRILVTDFGVKEVYILK